Part of the Paludisphaera borealis genome, GCTGGTGCGCACGCCCTCCGATTTCGGAATCCGGTCCGAGCCGCCGAGCCATCCCGAGCTGCTCGACTGGCTGGCCCGCCGCCTCGTGTCCGAGGGCTGGAGCACGAAGGCGATCCACCGCCTCATCCTCCTCACGTCCGCCTATCAGCAGCGTTCCAACGGCCCCGACGACCTCGCCGCCCGCGCCCGGTCGGAGGACAAGGACCCCGAGAACCGCCTGCTCTGGAGGATGAACCCGCACCGGCTGAGCTTCGAGGAGGCCCGCGATTCAGTCCTCGCCGTCAGCGGCGAGCTGGACCCACGCATGGGGGGCCGGGCGGTCGATCTGTTCGCCGCTCCGAACGTCCGTCGCACGCTCTACGGCCTGGTCGATCGCCAGTTCCTGCCGGGGGTGCTTCGGGTCTTCGACTTCGCCAACCCGGACCTCCACATTCCGACCCGGAGCGAGACGACCGTCCCCCAGCAGGCGCTGTTCGCGATGAACCACGCGTTCTTCGCCGACCGCGCCCGCGTCCTGGCCGCCCGGCTGCCGTCCGACGATCCCGACGCGGCGGTCGGCTTCCTCTATCGGTCAATCTATCAGCGCGATCCGACCCCGGACCAGGCGAGTGCGGCCCGCGCGTTCGTGGCCTCGGCCGCCGCCGAGCTGGCCCCGGTCGCTCCCCCCGCGACGCTCGCCTGGAGCTACGGCTACGGGCCGGTCGATCCCAAGTCGGGACCTTCCAAGGTGTTCAAGCCCCTGCCCCACTACGACGGCAAGGGATGGGGAGGCGGCCCGCAATGGCCCGACCCGACGCTCGGCTGGGCGCGGATCACGGCCGAAGGAGGGCATCCGGGCGACGATCTGGCCCGCTCCACCTTCCGGCGGTGGACGGCTCCGATCCGTGGTGAAGTCGCCGTCGATTCGACGTTGGTTCACGACGTGGCCGGCGGCGACGGCGTTCGCGCCTGGGTGGTCTCCAGCCGGCACGGCGTCCTCAAGACGGCGGTCGTGCACAACGCGAAGGTCGATTTCCACGTCGCGAAGGTCGCCGTCGAGCCCGGCGACACGATCGACTTCGTGGTCGACATCCGCGACGGCCTGAACAGCGACCAGCATCTCTGGTCGCCCAAGATCCGGCTCGTCGCCCCCGCCGACGTCAAGGCGACCTCGGAGACGTCCGAATGGGACGCCTCACGCGACTTCACCGGACCTCCGACGCGCCAGTTGAAACCCTGGGAGCAGCTCGCCCAGGTGTTGCTGATGTCCAACGAATTCTTGTTCGTCGATTGACGATCGATCCGAGGGGCCTTCGCCATGCGAGACGTCTTCCCCGACCGGTTCCCGATCAGCCGCAGGTCGTTGCTCCAGCGGTCCGCGCTGGGCCTCGGCGCGCTGGGACTCAGCAGCATCCTGAGCGATGAGCGGGCCTACGCCGACGTCGCCGCCTCGGCCGGTAATCCCGCCGCCGACGCGCTCGGGGTGAAGCCGCCGCATTTCCCGGGCAAGGCTAAGCGGGTGATCCACTTCTTCCTCAACGGCGGTCCGAGCCAGGTCGATACGTTCGACCCCAAGCCCGCGTTGTTGAAGTACGCCGGCAAGCCGGTTCCGCAAAACCTGACCACCGAGCGGAAGACCGGAGCGGCGTTCCCGTCGCCGTTCAAGTTCCGGCGGTACGGCGAGAGCGGCATCGAGGTCAGCGAGCTGTTCGAGAAGACCGCCGCGCACATCGACGACATCGCCGTGATCCGGTCGATGGTCGCCCAGGTGCCTAATCACGAGCCGTCGCTGATGCTCATGAACTGCGGCGACTCGGTGCTCCCTCGGCCGAGCGTCGGGGCGTGGGTGATGTACGGGCTCGGCACCGAGAACCGCAACCTTCCCGGTTTCGTCGCCATGTGCCCCAGCGGCTTCCCGGTCAAGGACGCCGAGAACTGGGGCTCGGCCTTTCTGCCCGGGGTCTACCAGGGGACGTTCGTCGACCCCCAGTTCACCGAGGTCGACAAGCTGATCGAGAACATCCGCAGTCCGCACGCCTCGACGATCACTCAGCGCCGGCAGCTCGACCTGCTGCGGACTCTGAACGCCGAGCACCATCAGCATCGGCCCGACGCCCGGCTCGACGCCCGCATCCAGTCGTTCGAGATGGCCTTCCGGATGCAGATGGAGGCCGCCGACGCTTTCGACGTGAAGCGCGAGCCCGAGATGATCCGCGAAATGTACGGCGAGACCGTCCACGGTCGCCAAACGCTCATCGCGCGTCGGCTGCTGGAGCGCGGCGTCCGCTATGTGCAGCTCTGGCACGGCGCGGGGCAGCCCTGGGACAACCACGCCCAGATCGAGTCGAACCACCGCAAGTTGGCCGCCGAGATCGACCAGCCGATCGCCGCCCTGTTGACCGACCTCAAGCAGCGCGGGATGCTCGAAGACACGCTCGTCCTCTGGGGGGGCGAGTTCGGCCGGACGCCGACCGTCGAGCTGGGCGGCAACGGCGAGTCGCAGCTCGGCCGCGACCACAACCACTACGGCTTCACCGTCTGGATGGCCGGCGGCGGCGTCAAGGGGGGGACGGTCCACGGCGCGACCGACGACTTCGGCTTCAAGGCCGTCCAGGACCCGGTCACCGTCCACGACTTCCACGCGACGATCCTCCACCTGCTCGGCTTCGACCACGAGCGTCTGACCTACCGCTACGCCGGTCGAGACTTCCGCCTTACCGACGTCCACGGCCAGGTGATCCGGCCGGTCGTCGCCTGAGTTTCTTCTCAACATCCCTCGACGAAAACACGGACCCAACCGCATGACGCGCGTCGTAGCCCGCCCCGACCGACTCGACCTCGACTCCCCCGGCCGCCGCGACTACTGGGTCGCCCTTGAGCACGACAGCATCTGGGGTGATCACCTGATCCCCCTGACCGTCTGGGTCGGGTCCGAGGCCGTCCCCGACCGCGGCCTCGTCGCCTTCGGGTCGAACCACGGCAACGAGTACGAAGGCCCGGTCGCCCTCAAGCATTTGATGAAGCGGATCCGCCTGGAGGACGTGCGCGGGCGGATCATCTTCATCCCCGTGCTCAACCCGTCGGCGTTCCGCTCGGGGACCCGCGAGAGCCAGCCCGACGACGGCGTGAACTTGAACCGGGCGTTCGTCGAGGGCGCCGGCGTGACCCCCGCTCTGGCCGGGATCACGCACCGGATCGCGGCGTTCGTCCGCCAGTTCATCTGGCCCCGCGTCCACACGGTGATCGACCTTCACGCCGGCGGCGACGTCGCCCGCTTCGCCCTCTGCGCGAATTACCATCCCGTGGACGATCCCAAGCTCGCCGCCGAGATCGAGAAGACGGCCCGGTGGTTCGGCACGCCCTGCCTGATG contains:
- a CDS encoding DUF1501 domain-containing protein, coding for MRDVFPDRFPISRRSLLQRSALGLGALGLSSILSDERAYADVAASAGNPAADALGVKPPHFPGKAKRVIHFFLNGGPSQVDTFDPKPALLKYAGKPVPQNLTTERKTGAAFPSPFKFRRYGESGIEVSELFEKTAAHIDDIAVIRSMVAQVPNHEPSLMLMNCGDSVLPRPSVGAWVMYGLGTENRNLPGFVAMCPSGFPVKDAENWGSAFLPGVYQGTFVDPQFTEVDKLIENIRSPHASTITQRRQLDLLRTLNAEHHQHRPDARLDARIQSFEMAFRMQMEAADAFDVKREPEMIREMYGETVHGRQTLIARRLLERGVRYVQLWHGAGQPWDNHAQIESNHRKLAAEIDQPIAALLTDLKQRGMLEDTLVLWGGEFGRTPTVELGGNGESQLGRDHNHYGFTVWMAGGGVKGGTVHGATDDFGFKAVQDPVTVHDFHATILHLLGFDHERLTYRYAGRDFRLTDVHGQVIRPVVA
- a CDS encoding succinylglutamate desuccinylase/aspartoacylase domain-containing protein — translated: MTRVVARPDRLDLDSPGRRDYWVALEHDSIWGDHLIPLTVWVGSEAVPDRGLVAFGSNHGNEYEGPVALKHLMKRIRLEDVRGRIIFIPVLNPSAFRSGTRESQPDDGVNLNRAFVEGAGVTPALAGITHRIAAFVRQFIWPRVHTVIDLHAGGDVARFALCANYHPVDDPKLAAEIEKTARWFGTPCLMVYQNVTPGLLPSEAERLGKITVGTELGWGRSVNVDGVRYGTQGVLAAAIHQGQLKGEIEPIDYHKAGTQRVVEMVDRDCFTVAPFDGHYEPLMECGTAVRRGETVGLLHDFDHIDMDPWPCVAGVDGVVLAQAWAAAVPRGQHIVVVARNAAR